The Qipengyuania oceanensis genome includes the window CAAGCGGCCTCGACCTGGCCCTGATAGGCCGCCTTGACGGTGCGCTTGTCGACCTTCTGCGTGCCCAGCCGCGGCAGCGGTTCCTCGCTCTGCCACAGGTGCTGCGGCACCTTGAAGGGTGCGATGTGATCGCGCAGGAACGCGGTCAGTTCTTCCGGTGACAGGCTCTCGCCCTCGCGAACGAAATAGACCGCCGCGACGACTTCACCCAGCCGTTCGTCGGGCAGGCCGAACACGCTGCATTCGGCGACCGCGGGGTGCGAATAGATCGATTCCTCCACCTCGATGCAGGCGATGTTCTCGCCGCCGCGGATGATGATGTCCTTCTTGCGATCGACGATGAAGAGATAGTCGTCCTCGTCCATGTAGCCGAGGTCGCCGGTGCGGAAATAACCGTCGTCGGTGAATGCTGCGGCAGTCGCTTCCTCGTTGCGCCAGTAGCCGTTGAAATTGCAGACCGAGCGGATCGAGACCTCGCCCACCTGCCCCGCCGGCAGCGGCTTTCCGGCATCGTCGAGGATTGCCATGTCGACCAGCGGTTTCGAGGGCATCCCGGTCGAGCCGGGTTTGGCGAGGTAGTTCTCGTTGAGATTGCCCGCGCCGACGCCATTGGTTTCGGTCAGGCCGTAGCCGAGCACCGGGAAGCCTTCGGGAAAGGCCTCGCGGATCTTCTTCACGTGCTCGGGCGGGCGGGGCGCGCCGCCGGCGGCAAAGGTCTTGCATGCCGACAGGTCGTATTTCTCGCGGTCCGGGTGGTTGGCGATCTCGTAGCTCATCAGCGGCACGCCGACGAAATAGGTCACCTGTTCTTCGGCCAGCAGTCGCAGCGCCTCGCCGGCGTCCCACCTGGGCATCAGCACGAGCTTGCGCCCCATCGCGAGGCTCTGGAGGAACAGCGGCACTTCGCCGGTGACGTGGAATAGCGGCACAGTGATCAGCGCGGAGGGCTGGACTGTCGGCATCTCGCCACGCTCGGTGAACAGCTGCACGATCATCGCGGTCTGCGCGACGTAGTTCATCACCCCGCTGACGACCCCGAGATGATCCGAGTAGGCCCCCTTGGGAAAACCGGTCGAGCCGGAGGTGTAGAGGATCGTGGCCAGGTCTTCCGGGCCGAGCTCGCCGAGCATCGCCATCGCGGTGTCGCCTTCGGCCCAGTATTCGGAAAGCCCCTTGGCGAGGTCTGCGTCGTGGTCGAACACCACGACCTTGGCGCAATGTTCCTCGCCTTCAAGCCGGGCGGCGCGCTGCGCGTCGGCCAGCACCAGAGAGCATTCGCACAGGTTGATGCCGTAGGCGAGTTCCTCGCCCGTCCACCAGCCGTTGAGCAAAGTGGCGCAGCCGCCCGCCATCAGCGTGCCCATGTAGCTGACGATCCAGCCGATCGAGTTGCGCGCGGCAATCCCGACCCGGTCGCCTTTCCGGACGCCCTGCCTGGTGGCAAGGCCGTGCGCGACGTTGCGTGCAGCGGCGTAGACTTCGCCGAAGGTCATCCGCTTGTCGCCGTCGACGAGGAAGAGCGCGTCCTTGTGCTCGTTGCAGAAGTGCGCGAAATAATGCGAGAGGCTGGGCGGCGCGTTCACGAAGGCGGGCATCTTGACCCCGCGCCGATCGATATCCTTGAGTTCGAACATCTGTCCCGGGGCGGTGACAGCGTTGGTGATGCGTTCGATATCCTTGTCGAGTTCGGTCGGCATGGTCGTGTCTGGTCCTCTCCAATCGGTGCGCAGCCGCTATCGGCCTTCGCTGTCTGAAATGGGCATGTGCGCGCAGGGTTTCCCCAAACCCCCTGCTATGCCAAAAGCCGCGCGAACGATGCCGCGTGGCGTCGAACCATTCCTAGGGGGTTCGCAACTTGCTGTCACTACTGCTCGCCCAGAGCGCTTCCGATGCGATCATGTGGGAAGATTTCGGGTTGCGGCCGGGCATCGATCTCGGCTTCTTCACCTTGCGATTCTACGCCCTTGCATACCTTGCAGGCATCGCGCTCGGCTACTGGCACCTGACCAGGATGATTAAGGCACCCGGCGCGCCGATGGCGCAGCGCCATGCCGAGGACCTGTTCTTCTACTGCACGCTCGGGATCATCCTGGGCGGACGGCTGGGATATTCGATCTTCTACATGCCCAGCCTGTGGGACAATCCGATCGACGTGCTCAAGACCTGGGAAGGCGGGATGAGCTTCCACGGCGGGCTGATCGGGGTGCTGATCGCGATCGGCTGGGTCTGCTGGCGCGGCAAGCTGCCGTTCCTGCGCGTGTGCGACTACATCGCGGTCAACGTCCCGTTCGGGATGCTGTTCGGGCGGCTGGCCAATTTCGTGAACGGCGAGCTGTGGGGCCGCCCGGCCGACGTGCCGTGGGCGATGATCTTTCCGACCGATCCGCTGCAGGTCCCGCGCCACCCGAGCCAGCTGTATGAGGCGGGTCTCGAAGGCGCATTGCTGGTCATCGTGATGCTCTATCTCTTCTGGCGCACGCGGGCGCGCTTCCGTCCGGGACTGCTGGTCGGCATCTTTACCGCAGGGATCGCGGCGGGCCGCTTCGTCGTCGAATTCTTCCGCGAGCCGGACGCCCAGCTGGCGGAATTCGCGCGCGAAACCGGCCTCAACATGGGCCAGTGGCTGACCATCCCGCTGATCCTGGTCGGCATCGGCCTCGCGATCTGGTCTCTGATGCGCCCGCCGCTGGCGAGTGGCGCGGCCACTGCACCCGCGGCGACCGGGGCCGGGACCGCTCCTACGACGTCATGAGCGATCATGCCCGCGGCGATGCGGCGGAGCGTTTCCGCCGGCTGATCCGCGCGCACGGGCCGATCTCGGTCCCCCAGTACATGGGCGAATCGAATGCGCTCTATTATGCCTCGCGCGACCCGCTCGGGGCCGCGCGGGAAAGCGGCGGCGATTTCGTCACCGCGCCCGAAGTCAGCCAGATGTTCGGCGAATTGCTGGGCGCCTGGCTCGCCGACATGTGGGCGCGGGCGGGCCGGCCGGAGCGGATCGCCTATGTCGAGGCGGGTCCAGGTCGCGGAACGCTGGCGCGCGATGCGTTGCGAGTGATGGGCGGGGCGGGTCTCGCGCCGCAGGTTCATCTGGTCGAGGCCTCGCCCGCCCTGCGCGCCATCCAGCGCGAGGCGTTGCCCGATGCGCAGTTCCACGACGATCCCGCGAGCCTGCCGGACGACGTGCCGCTACTGGTTCTCGCCAACGAGTTCTTCGACGCGCTGCCGATCCGCCAGATCGTGCGGCAGACGGCAGACGGCGAGGGCGGCTGGCGCGAGCGCATGGTGCGGCTGGACGAGGCCGGTTTCGCTTTCGTCGCCGGCGACCGGCCGATGGACCAGGTGGTGCCGCCCCGGTTTGCCGATGCGCCGGCGGGCACGATCATCGAAAGCAATCCCGGTGCCGCGGCTGTCATGCGCGAGCTGGCCGGACGGATCGCAGCCCAGGGCGGCGCCATGCTCGCGATCGACTACGGCTATGGCGAGCCGCGGACGGGATCCAGCCTGCAGGCTGTCCGCGCGCACGAGAAGGTCGATCCCTTCGCCCATCCGGGCGAGGCGGACCTGACCGCGCTGGTCGATTTTCACGCGCTCGTCGAGGTCGCTGGCGAAGCAGGCGCCAGGGTCCTAGGGCTGGCGGAGCAGGGTGCGTTTCTCGAAAGCCTCGGGCTCGCCGCGCGGGCGAGTGCCCTGGCGAGGAATGCGCCACAACGGCTGGAAGAATTGCGCGCCGCGCACCGTCGTCTCGCTCACTCCGAGGAAATGGGGTCGCTGTTCAAGGTGCTGGGCCTTGCCGCTCCGGACTGGCCTGACGGAGCGGGTTTCGCCGGCTAGCGCCCGATCCGCTCGGCCAGCCGCCGCGCAGCTTGCGCCGCCGAGAGCTTGTCGTCCTCGCGATCGACGCTGAAATTCGCTTCGCGCATGGCGGTTACGTCGATCGCGTCGACCAGTGGCTCCAGCGCCTGGAGCAGTTCCTCGTCCGCCGCGGCCTGTGAGTTCACGAGAACGATCGCGTCGTAATTGGGGAAGGCGCCTCGCGGATCCTCGAGCACGGTCAACCGGTCCGCGGCGATCCGCCCGTCCGAGGTATAGGCGCTGATGATGTCCGCCTCGCCCGACTTGAGCGCATTGTACATGAAGGTCGGAGAGAAATTGCGCTGCGCTTTGAATTTCAGGCCATAGGCATCGCGCACCGCGATCCATTCGGGGCGCTCGAAGAACTCGGGGTCGCCGCCGATGACCAAGTCCTGTCCGCGTGCCGCAACGTCCGCGATGCTCTCGAACTGGCCGAAGGTCGCATCCTCGCCCCGCATGGCGAGCCCGTATGCGTTCTCGAATCCCAGCCGGCCGAGCACATGCGTCCCGCTGGTCTCCCGCTCCCACTGGACGATGGCCGCGTACATGGCATCGCGCGGCGGTGTGTCCTCGCGCTTCATCTGGTTGGTCCAGATCGTGCCGGTGTAGTCGACGAGGATGTCGATCGCCCCGCTGGCGACGGCATTGTGCGCGATGGCCGAGCCAAGCCCGTCGCGATATTCGACCTCGTACCCTTGCGCCTCGAGACGCTGGCCGATCAGCCGGGCCAGGATCAGCTGTTCGGAAAAGGTCTTCGCCCCGATCACCACGCGCTCGTCCTCGCCGTATTCCATCTGCGAGGCGAATGCCGCGCCGACCCCCAGCACCACCGCCACGAGGCCGCCCAGCCACAGTGCCCTCGTGCGTGTCGCAAAGCCGCGTTCCACAAGGCCGAGCAGGAAGTCGGCAACCAGCGCGAGACCCGCCGAAGCCACGCAACCGGCCAGCACCAGCGCCCAGTTCTGGGTCTGCAATCCGGCGAAGATCGGATCGCCGAGGCTCGGCTGGCCGATGGTCGTCGCGAGCGTGGCCGCCCCGATGGTCCAGACGGCTGCGGTGCGGATCCCGGCCATGACGAAGGGCGCGGACAGCGGCGCTTCCACCAGCCGCAGCTTCTGCCATTTGGTCATGCCGACGCCATCGGCAGCCTCCAGCACGCCGGGGTCGAGATTGGCCTGCGCCGTCACCGCATTGCGCAGGATGGGCAGCAGTGCATAGAGCGCCAGTGCAAGCAGCGCGGGCAGGAAGCCGAGCGTTGGAAGCCCCTCGCCGAAGACGGCGCGCAGGCTCAGCAGGATCGGAAAGAACAGCGCCAGCAAGGCCAGCGCCGGGACCGTCTGCACCAGGCTCGCGAAACCCAGGGCCACGCGCGCCACGGTCTGCGATCGGCTCGCCCGGACGGCGACCGGCAGCGCGACGATTATGCCGAGTGCTAGCGCGGCGGCAGCCAGCACGACATGCGCGGCCAGCTTGTCGCCGAGGCCCAGCAGGTGGTCCCAGAAGCCGTTCATTGCTCCATCGCCGCCAGCTTCTCGGCCTGCGCCCGCGGCACGGCGACAAGGCCCTGGGCAATGTCGCCGCCGGCCCCGGCGAGCAGCGCGGCAGGCGTCTCATCGGCAACGATGCGCCCTGCATCCATCACCAGGACGCGGTCGGCCAGGAGCAGCGCCTCGGTCATGTCGTGCGTGACCATGACCGACGTCAGGCCGAGCCGGTCGTGCAGCGCGCGCACCCGCTCGCCCAGCGCATCGCGGGTGATCGGGTCGAGCGCGCCGAAGGGTTCGTCCATCAGCAGCAGCTTGGGATCTCCGGCCAGCGCGCGCGCCACGCCGACCCGCTGGCGCTGCCCGCCCGAAAGCTCGTCGGGCATCCGGCTCGCCATGGCCGGTTCCAGTTCGACCAGCTCCAGTAATTCGCCGATCCGCGCCTCGCCGATCGGGTTGCCCGCCAGCCGCGGCCCGATCGCGATGTTTTCGCCCACGTGCATGTGCGGGAAGAGGCCGATCCCCTGGAAGACATAGCCGACCGAGCGCCGCAGCGCGGACGGCGGCAGGCTGGCGACGTCGTCGCCGTCCAGGATGACCCGTCCAGTGCTGGGTTCGACGAGCCGGTTCACCGTCTTGAGCAGGGTCGACTTGCCCGACCCGGAAGCCCCGACCAGCGCGACGAAACTTGCCGCACCGATGGTCAGGTCGACGCCATCGACCGCGGTGACGTCACCGAAATTCCGGGCGATGCCGTCGAAGAGGAGGAACGCGCCCTGTTCCGGAATCAGTCTTCTTCCGCCGGCTGGTAATCGATCTGCTGCAACTCGATCCGCCGACCCGCAGAATCGATGGCGATCATATTGCCCTCGCTGTCCTGGTTTTCCAGCTCCCAGCAATCGCCCTCGACATTCTCGCCATCGGGAAGGAAACAAAGGGCATCGTCGTCGCGGATGTTCCACGTGCCGGTGCCGTTCGGCTCGCCGTTCTTGCGTTCGCGATAGGTCCCGTCGTCATCGAGGAAGGTCGCAAAGACCGACCCGTCCGCGCTTTCGCTGCGCCAGCCGCTGTGGCGCATCATCGGTCGCGGGCCATCCGGCTGGTCGCTGCCGGTCGGCGTGGGCGTGGGCGTCGTTTCGTTCCCGGCAGCCACATCGGCAGCGGTCGCGTTGTCTGCCGCCGCCTCCTCTGCCGGCGTGCAGGCGAGCAGCGCCAGCGCGAGCGTGGTGCAGGAGAGGGGAAGGATGATGCGCATCACACGCGGCCTTTCGGTTGCTTGGTGCGGCATTAGCGCGTGCGGCAACGAAAGGTCAAAGATCGCCGCTGCTTGTCCGTGTTCGCGGTTTGCGCCCGTCCGGCAGCTTCGCTAAGCGCCGCTTGCAACCGAAACCACATACCGTGCCAGGAGAGAGCATGCGCGCGACCCCCGATTTCGACTTCCAGCTGGGCGAGAGCGCCGAGATGATCCGCGAGACGGTCGCGCGGTTCGCCGACGAGCAGATCGCCCCGCTCGCCGCGCGCGTCGATCGAGAGGACTGGTTTCCGCAGGAACTGTGGCCCGCGATGGGCGAACTCGGCCTCCACGGCATCACCGTCGATCCCGAAGATGGCGGCCTCGGCCTCGGCTACCTCGAGCATGTCATCGCGGTCGAGGAAGTCAGCCGAGCGAGCGCGAGCGTCGGCCTTTCCTATGGCGCGCATTCCAATCTCTGCATCAACCAGATCCGCCGCTGGGGCAGCGACGAGCAGAAGGCGAAATACCTCCCCGGCCTGATTTCCGGCGAGCATGTCGGCTCGCTCGCCATGTCGGAGGCGAGCGCCGGGTCGGACGTCGTCTCGATGAAGCTCAAGGCCGAGGAAGTTCAGGGCGGCTACGTGCTCAACGGCACCAAGTTCTGGATCACCAACGCGCCCTATGCCGATACGCTGGTGGTCTATGCCAAGACCGATGGTCATGCAGGATCGCGCGGCATAACCGCTTTCCTGGTCGAAAAGGGCGACGAGGGCTTCTCGATCGGCCAGAAGATCGAGAAGATGGGCATGCGTGGCTCGCCCACGGCGGAACTGGTGTTCGACGACTGCCATATTCCCGAAGACCGCATCATGGGACCATTGAATGGCGGCGTCGGTGTGCTGATGAGCGGCCTCGATTACGAGCGCGTGGTGCTCGCCGGGCTGCAGCTGGGCGTGATGCAGGCGTGCCTCGACACCGTCATTCCCTATCTTCGCGAGCGCAAGCAGTTCGGCAAGCCCATCGGCAGTTTCCAGCTGATGCAGGCCAAGGTCGCCGACATGTATGTCGCGCTGCAATCGGCCCGCGCCTACACCTATGCCGTCGCCAAGGCGTGCGATGCCGACCAGACGACGCGCTTCGACGCGGCGGGCTGCATCCTTCTCGCATCCGAAAACGCGTTCCGCGTGGCCGCCGAGAGCGTCCAGGCGCTGGGCGGTGCGGGCTATACGACCGACTGGCCGGTCGAGCGTTACCTGCGCGATGCCAAGCTGCTCGACATCGGGGCAGGGACGAACGAGATCCGCCGGATGCTGATCGGGCGCGAGCTGATCGGGGCGGCAGGCTAGGCCGCCACGCAGTTCCCGTCGCGAACCCCGCTGACGCTCCCGACGCCGAGGACGATCTTCGCCCTGCGAGAGAAGGTCAGTGCCTGCCAGCGCCCCGAATTGCCGGTCGCCGTGCGGCTGCGCAGGAAGGTTAGGTTGAGCAGCTCGTACTGTTCAGGATCGATCCGCCCTGCATGGAGCATGCAGCGCCACTGGGCGACGTTCCACGCGTAATCGCGCCCGATCCCGTCCTGGTCGATCGTTTGCGAGATCGCGTCGTACCAGCCGAAGATCGCATCGAGCCGCTGCCAGTATTCCTCGCGCGGCATTGCC containing:
- a CDS encoding class I adenylate-forming enzyme family protein, giving the protein MPTELDKDIERITNAVTAPGQMFELKDIDRRGVKMPAFVNAPPSLSHYFAHFCNEHKDALFLVDGDKRMTFGEVYAAARNVAHGLATRQGVRKGDRVGIAARNSIGWIVSYMGTLMAGGCATLLNGWWTGEELAYGINLCECSLVLADAQRAARLEGEEHCAKVVVFDHDADLAKGLSEYWAEGDTAMAMLGELGPEDLATILYTSGSTGFPKGAYSDHLGVVSGVMNYVAQTAMIVQLFTERGEMPTVQPSALITVPLFHVTGEVPLFLQSLAMGRKLVLMPRWDAGEALRLLAEEQVTYFVGVPLMSYEIANHPDREKYDLSACKTFAAGGAPRPPEHVKKIREAFPEGFPVLGYGLTETNGVGAGNLNENYLAKPGSTGMPSKPLVDMAILDDAGKPLPAGQVGEVSIRSVCNFNGYWRNEEATAAAFTDDGYFRTGDLGYMDEDDYLFIVDRKKDIIIRGGENIACIEVEESIYSHPAVAECSVFGLPDERLGEVVAAVYFVREGESLSPEELTAFLRDHIAPFKVPQHLWQSEEPLPRLGTQKVDKRTVKAAYQGQVEAA
- the lgt gene encoding prolipoprotein diacylglyceryl transferase, whose amino-acid sequence is MWEDFGLRPGIDLGFFTLRFYALAYLAGIALGYWHLTRMIKAPGAPMAQRHAEDLFFYCTLGIILGGRLGYSIFYMPSLWDNPIDVLKTWEGGMSFHGGLIGVLIAIGWVCWRGKLPFLRVCDYIAVNVPFGMLFGRLANFVNGELWGRPADVPWAMIFPTDPLQVPRHPSQLYEAGLEGALLVIVMLYLFWRTRARFRPGLLVGIFTAGIAAGRFVVEFFREPDAQLAEFARETGLNMGQWLTIPLILVGIGLAIWSLMRPPLASGAATAPAATGAGTAPTTS
- a CDS encoding class I SAM-dependent methyltransferase; amino-acid sequence: MSDHARGDAAERFRRLIRAHGPISVPQYMGESNALYYASRDPLGAARESGGDFVTAPEVSQMFGELLGAWLADMWARAGRPERIAYVEAGPGRGTLARDALRVMGGAGLAPQVHLVEASPALRAIQREALPDAQFHDDPASLPDDVPLLVLANEFFDALPIRQIVRQTADGEGGWRERMVRLDEAGFAFVAGDRPMDQVVPPRFADAPAGTIIESNPGAAAVMRELAGRIAAQGGAMLAIDYGYGEPRTGSSLQAVRAHEKVDPFAHPGEADLTALVDFHALVEVAGEAGARVLGLAEQGAFLESLGLAARASALARNAPQRLEELRAAHRRLAHSEEMGSLFKVLGLAAPDWPDGAGFAG
- a CDS encoding ABC transporter permease/substrate-binding protein yields the protein MNGFWDHLLGLGDKLAAHVVLAAAALALGIIVALPVAVRASRSQTVARVALGFASLVQTVPALALLALFFPILLSLRAVFGEGLPTLGFLPALLALALYALLPILRNAVTAQANLDPGVLEAADGVGMTKWQKLRLVEAPLSAPFVMAGIRTAAVWTIGAATLATTIGQPSLGDPIFAGLQTQNWALVLAGCVASAGLALVADFLLGLVERGFATRTRALWLGGLVAVVLGVGAAFASQMEYGEDERVVIGAKTFSEQLILARLIGQRLEAQGYEVEYRDGLGSAIAHNAVASGAIDILVDYTGTIWTNQMKREDTPPRDAMYAAIVQWERETSGTHVLGRLGFENAYGLAMRGEDATFGQFESIADVAARGQDLVIGGDPEFFERPEWIAVRDAYGLKFKAQRNFSPTFMYNALKSGEADIISAYTSDGRIAADRLTVLEDPRGAFPNYDAIVLVNSQAAADEELLQALEPLVDAIDVTAMREANFSVDREDDKLSAAQAARRLAERIGR
- a CDS encoding ATP-binding cassette domain-containing protein, whose translation is MIPEQGAFLLFDGIARNFGDVTAVDGVDLTIGAASFVALVGASGSGKSTLLKTVNRLVEPSTGRVILDGDDVASLPPSALRRSVGYVFQGIGLFPHMHVGENIAIGPRLAGNPIGEARIGELLELVELEPAMASRMPDELSGGQRQRVGVARALAGDPKLLLMDEPFGALDPITRDALGERVRALHDRLGLTSVMVTHDMTEALLLADRVLVMDAGRIVADETPAALLAGAGGDIAQGLVAVPRAQAEKLAAMEQ
- a CDS encoding isovaleryl-CoA dehydrogenase, yielding MRATPDFDFQLGESAEMIRETVARFADEQIAPLAARVDREDWFPQELWPAMGELGLHGITVDPEDGGLGLGYLEHVIAVEEVSRASASVGLSYGAHSNLCINQIRRWGSDEQKAKYLPGLISGEHVGSLAMSEASAGSDVVSMKLKAEEVQGGYVLNGTKFWITNAPYADTLVVYAKTDGHAGSRGITAFLVEKGDEGFSIGQKIEKMGMRGSPTAELVFDDCHIPEDRIMGPLNGGVGVLMSGLDYERVVLAGLQLGVMQACLDTVIPYLRERKQFGKPIGSFQLMQAKVADMYVALQSARAYTYAVAKACDADQTTRFDAAGCILLASENAFRVAAESVQALGGAGYTTDWPVERYLRDAKLLDIGAGTNEIRRMLIGRELIGAAG